A window of the Callospermophilus lateralis isolate mCalLat2 chromosome 7, mCalLat2.hap1, whole genome shotgun sequence genome harbors these coding sequences:
- the Draxin gene encoding draxin, producing the protein MEGPALRSTPLLFLVLLVLLQPSLAESPAPGTPARSLPENLLDLPAQWTPQASHHRRRGLGKKERGPGMPGRAQEGAGGTTSRQASRLPGAGGLLLDKDLVPGLAVPSSVKEPRSPGWERVKKRSRKHKRRRDRLELHGGRALVQGPSSLRRRAELSEDPSLAAAPEESSTSLAPTMLFLTTLEAAPATEESLILPVTSLRPQSQPRSDGEVMPTLDMALFDWTDYEDLKPEVWPSTKKKEKHWGLSRDSNGTSPAQGQPCDHHQDCLPGTCCDLREHLCTPHNRGLNNKCFDDCMCVEGLRCYAKFHRNRKVTRRKGRCVEPETANGDQGSFINV; encoded by the exons ATGGAGGGGCCCGCCCTCCGCAGCACCCCCCTGCTGTTCCTGGTCCTCCTCGTGCTCCTGCAGCCCAGCCTGGCAGAGTCCCCTGCACCCGGAACGCCTGCCCGGAGCCTGCCCGAGAACCTCCTGGACCTCCCTGCCCAGTGGACACCGCAGGCCAGCCACCACCGCCGCCGGGGCCTGGGCAAGAAGGAGCGGGGCCCGGGCATGCCTGGCCGGGCCCAGGAGGGGGCGGGGGGCACCACCTCCAGGCAGGCCTCTAGGCTGCCAGGGGCTGGGGGGCTGCTTCTGGACAAGGACCTGGTCCCGGGGCTGGCAGTGCCCTCCTCGGTCAAGGAGCCCAGGTCCCCAGGGTGGGAGAGGGTGAAGAAACGCAGCAGGAAGCACAAGAGACGCAGGGACAGGCTGGAGCTGCACGGAG GCCGCGCCTTGGTCCAAGGCCCCAGCTCCCTGAGGAGGAGGGCGGAGCTCTCTGAAGACCCCTCCCTGGCTGCTGCCCCCGAGGAGTCCTCCACCAGCCTGGCGCCCACCATGCTCTTCCTGACCACCCTGGAGGCAGCACCTGCCACCGAAGAGTCCCTCATCCTGCCTGTCACCTCGCTGAGGCCCCAG TCACAGCCCAGGTCTGACGGGGAGGTGATGCCCACGCTGGACATGGCCTTGTTCGACTGGACGGATTATGAAGACTTAAAACCCGAAGTCTGGCCCTCTACCAAGAAGAAAG AGAAGCACTGGGGTCTGTCCAGAGACAGCAACGGAACATCGCCAGCCCAAGGGCAGCCGTGTGACCATCACCAGGACTGCCTGCCAG GGACCTGCTGTGACCTGCGGGAGCATCTCTGCACCCCCCACAACCGCGGCCTCAACAACAAATGCTTCGACGACTGCATGTGTGTGGAAG GGCTGCGCTGCTACGCCAAATTCCACCGGAACCGCAAGGTCACACGGAGGAAGGGGCGCTGCGTGGAACCCGAGACCGCCAACGGCGACCAGGGATCCTTCATCAACGTCTAG